A window of Cryptomeria japonica chromosome 3, Sugi_1.0, whole genome shotgun sequence contains these coding sequences:
- the LOC131874649 gene encoding uncharacterized protein LOC131874649: MTTPLHLLAFALTPKFYSAEMLATPRRVPPYRDAEVASGYRAAFKKIYQDEETRNIVMREFGQFVSAKNNDVVALNARYGMDADEWWYVHGQGSIYLQPLAIKLNSQVASSSSAERNWSTYSFIHSVKRNRLGAKKAEDLVYVHSNLRLLSHKDPEYSEGVTRNWDLAPECADLDATVAQLCQVSIDEAVMEFERDIASGSGIPFDIGSIDAEFEPLDDRELGLDASDEDEYGI; the protein is encoded by the exons atgaccacccccttacatctcttagcatttgctttgacgccaaaattttatagtgcagagatgcttgcaacaccaaggagggtgccaccatatagagatgcagaggttgcttctggctatagggctgcctttaaaaagatatatcaagatgaggagacaagaaatattgtcatgagggagtttggccaatttgtatctGCAAAAAATAATGATGTTGTAGCTCTTAatgctagatatgggatggatgctgatgagtggtggtatgtacatggtcaaggctccattTACTTGCAACCTCTTGCAATTAAACTTaactcccaa gttgcaagttcttcttcagctgagcggaattggagtacatactccttcatccactcagtcaaacgtaatcgtttgggtgcaaagaaagctgaggatttggtctacgtacactccaaccttcgtttgttgtcacataaggaccctgaatatagtgagggtgtaacaaggaattgggatctagcccctgagtgtgctgatttagatgctacagttgcacaactttgccaagtctctatagacgaggcggttatggaatttgagagagacatagctagtgggagtggcattccatttgatattggttcaattgatgctgaatttgaaccacttgatgaccgtgagcttgggttggatgcttcagatgaagatgaatatggaatttaa
- the LOC131044842 gene encoding uncharacterized protein LOC131044842 isoform X4, whose translation MAGTGSASASSSSVANVRNENTPFKIDQDSPLWHYATMIKPVSGGGGFVWQCNHCGTEYTSSYYRVKGHLCFIPGRGIKFCKGSDGKGLPKALVLGYIREQEEADRRSSKAKTDHPLVHQSSMSKRPSSSMGSTRPAGSHPFMQNPPVDAVENQNVVASRKRGPLDFAFKNELREIADSKIARCLYGNGLPFNLVRSPYFRDMVHTLCNTPSDYVCPGYEKVRTTLLAKEKASIELQLKVIKDTWQETGVTIVSDGWKDCKNRPLINVIAVCPKGAMFLKAVDCEGQVKDASFIANILIECIDMVGPQNVVQVVTDNAKNCRAAGTIVEATYGHIFWTPCAVHSLNLIMQKLGTQIDWVKKLYAEGEEIQMFVTNHHMSQAIFRTFSKLELLKVAETRFASHTLVLRRLLKVRDALSSMVINSLWSVWKQSHTERALKVRALILSEKWWDDVEYVLNFTEPIMSMIRYADTDRPCLGEIYDGMDCMVEKIKEVINRKENDPTETFFKVV comes from the exons atggctggaactggaagtgcaagtgcaagctctagttcaGTTGCAAATGTCCGAAATGAAAATACcccctttaaaattgatcaagattcaccactttggcattatgCAACAATGATCAAGCCAGTGTCTGGTGGTGGGGGTTTTGTTTGGCAATGCAACCATTGTGGCACTGAGTATACCAGCTCATACTATCGAGTGAAAGGCCACCTTTGTTTCATCCCTGggcgtggaataaaattttgtaagggatcagatggcaaggggctgccaaaagctctagttttgggatatattagagaacaagaggaagctgaTAGGAGAAGTAGCAAAGCAAAGACTGATCATCCTCTTGTCCATCAAAGCTCAATGTCTAAGAGGCCTTCTAGTAGCATGGGCTCCACAAGACCAGCTGGTTCACATCCTTTCATGCAAAACCCACCAGTTGATGCAGTAGAGAATCAGAATGTTGTGGCTTCacggaaaagaggcccattggattttgccttcaaaaatgaactgagagagattgcagattccaaaattgcacgttgcctttatggcaatgggcttcctttcaaccttgttagatcaccttactttcgggacatggtgcatactctttgcaatacaccttctgattatgtttgtccagggtatgaaaaggtgagaaccaccttattggcaaaggagaaagcatccATAGAGTTACAGTTGAAggtcatcaaagatacatggcaggaaacaggtgtgaccattgtttctgatggatggaaagattgtaaaaataggccattgatcaatgttatagcagtgtgtcctaaaggggcaatgtttttgaaagcagtggattgtgaggggcaagtgaaagatgcaagtttcattgccaatatcttgatagaatgcattgacatggtggggcctcaaaatgttgtccaagttgtaactgacaatgctaaaaattgtagggcagcagggactatagtggaggctacatatggtcacatcttttggacaccatgcgcagtacactcactcaatttaatcatgcaaaagcttggcacacaaattgattgggtgaaaaaacTATATGCGGAgggcgaggagattcaaatgtttgtgactaatcatcatatgtcacaagccattttcaggaccttctccaagttggagttgttgaag gttgctgaaacacgatttgcatctcacacgctcgtcttaagacgacttctgAAGGTGCGAGAcgccttgagttctatggtcatcaacagcttgtggagtgtatggaagcagtcccacacagaaagagctctaaaagtaagagcattgatccttagtgagaaatggtgggatgatgtggaatatgttttgaatttcactgagcccatcatgagcatgatcaggtatgctgatactgatcgcccatgtttgggcgagatttatgatggcatggattgcatggtggaaaaaataaaagaagtaataaatagaaaagaaaatgacccaacggaaacatttttcaaagttgtgtag